A genomic segment from Gracilinanus agilis isolate LMUSP501 chromosome 1, AgileGrace, whole genome shotgun sequence encodes:
- the SEC61G gene encoding protein transport protein Sec61 subunit gamma, which produces MDQVMQFVEPSRQFVKDSIRLVKRCTKPDRKEFQKIAMATAIGFAIMGFIGFFVKLIHIPINNIIVGG; this is translated from the exons ATGGATCAGGTAATGCAATTTGTTGAACCTAGTCGGCAGTTTGTGAAGGATTCAATTCGGCTTGTCAAAAGATGCACCAAGCCTGATAGAAAAG AATTCCAGAAGATCGCTATGGCAACTGCAATAGGGTTTGCTATAATGGGATTCATTGGTTTTTTTGTTAAGTTGATCCATATCCCTATCAATAACATCATTGT TGGTGGCTGA